The following are encoded together in the Equus quagga isolate Etosha38 chromosome 1, UCLA_HA_Equagga_1.0, whole genome shotgun sequence genome:
- the CACFD1 gene encoding calcium channel flower homolog produces the protein MSGSGGAAAASVGSAQAAQEEGMTWWYRWLCRLSGVLGAVSCAISGLFNCITIHPLNIAAGVWMILNAFILLLCEAPFCCQFVEFANTVSEKVDRLRSWQKAVFYCGMAVVPIVISLTLTTLLGNAIAFATGVLYGLSALGKKGDAISYARIQQQKQQADEEKLTDTLEGEL, from the exons ATGAGCGGCTCGGGCGGGGCGGCAGCGGCGTCCGTCGGCTCCGCGCAGGCGGCGCAGGAGGAGGGCATGACGTGGTGGTACCGCTGGCTGTGTCGCCTTTCGGGGGTGCTGGGGGCCGTCT CTTGTGCCATCTCTGGCCTCTTCAACTGCATCACCATCCACCCTCTGAACATCGCGGCCGGCGTGTGGATGAT tCTGAACGCCTTCATCCTGCTGCTCTGTGAGGCGCCCTTCTGCTGCCAGTTTGTCGAGTTCGCGAACACGGTGTCGGAGAAGGTGGACCGGCTGCGCTCCTGGCAGAAGGCTGTCTTCTATTGCGG GATGGCCGTTGTTCCCATCGTCATCAGCCTGACCCTGACCACGCTGCTGGGCAACGCCATCGCCTTTGCCACGGGAGTGCTGTACGGACTCTCTGCTCTGGGCAAAAA GGGCGATGCAATCTCCTATGCCAGGAtccagcagcagaagcagcaggcGGATGAGGAGAAGCTCACTGACACCCTGGAGGGGGAGCTGTGA
- the SLC2A6 gene encoding solute carrier family 2, facilitated glucose transporter member 6 isoform X2, with translation MVLNDLLGRKLSIMFSAVPSAAGYALMAGARGLWMLLLGRTLTGFAGGLTAACIPVYVSEIATPGVRGALGATPQLMAVFGSLSLYALGLLLPWRWLAVAGEGPVLVMILLLSFMPNSPRFLLSRGRDSEAMRALAWLRGADTDIRWEFEQIQDNVRRQSSRMSWAEARDPHMYRPILIALLMRFLQQLTGITPILVYLQSIFDSTAVLLPPKDDAAIVGAVRLLSVLIAALTMDLAGRKILLFVSAAIMFAANLTLGLYVHFGPKHLTPNSTMSLEGMPLGGTEQPLATPTSYITLVPLLATMLFIMGYAMGWGPITWLLMSEILPLRARGVASGLCVLVSWLTAFALTKSFLLVVNAFGLQVPFFFFAAICLVNLLFTGCCVPETKGRSLEQIESFFRTGRRSFLR, from the exons ATGGTCCTCAATGACCTCCTGGGCCGGAAGCTCAGCATCATGTTCTCGGCTGTACCCTCAGCAGCCGGCTATGCGCTCATGGCGGGTGCCCGTGGCCTCTGgatgctgctgctggggaggacACTGACAGGCTTCGCCGGGGGGCTCACCGCCGCCTGCATCCCG GTGTACGTGTCTGAGATCGCTACCCCAGGCGTCCGTGGGGCCCTGGGGGCCACGCCTCAGCTCATGGCAGTGTTTGGATCACTGTCCCTCTACGCCCTTG gcctcctgctgccctggcGCTGGCTGGCAGTGGCCGGGGAGGGGCCCGTGCTCGTCATGATCCTGCTGCTCAGCTTCATGCCCAACTCGCCTCGCTTCCTGCTCTCACGGGGCCGGGACTCGGAGGCCATGCGGGCGCTGGCCTGGCTGCGAGGGGCTGACACCGACATCCGCTGGGAGTTCGAGCAGATCCAGGACAACGTCCGGAGAcag AGCAGCCGCATGTCGTGGGCTGAGGCCCGGGACCCCCATATGTACCGACCCATCCTCATCGCCCTGCTGATGCGCTTCCTGCAGCAGCTGACCGGCATCACACCCATCCTCGTCTACCTGCAGTCCATCTTCGACAGCACGGCTGTCCTGCTG cccccgaAGGATGATGCAGCCATCGTAGGGGCCGTGAGGCTCCTGTCTGTGCTCATCGCTGCCCTCACCATGGACCTGGCGGGCCGCAAGATTCTGCTCTTCGTCTCAG CAGCCATCATGTTTGCTGCCAACCTGACACTGGGGCTATACGTCCACTTTGGTCCGAAGCATCTGACCCCCAACAGCACCATGAGCCTGGAGGGTATGCCCCTGGGGGGCACAGAGCAACCCCTGGCGACACCCACCAGCTACATCACCCTGGTACCCCTGCTGGCCACCATGCTCTTCATCATGG GCTATGCCATGGGCTGGGGGCCCATCACCTGGCTCCTCATGTCGGAGATCCTGCCCCTGCGGGCCCGCGGCGTGGCCTCGGGGCTCTGTGTGCTCGTCAGCTGGCTCACGGCCTTCGCCCTCACCAAGTCCTTCCTGCTGGTGGTG AACGCCTTCGGCCTCCAGgtgcctttcttcttctttgctgcCATCTGCTTGGTGAACCTGCTGTTCACTGGCTGCTGCGTGCCCGAGACCAAGGGCCGGTCACTGGAGCAGATCGAGTCCTTCTTCCGCACTGGGAGGAGGTCCTTCCTGCGCTAA
- the SLC2A6 gene encoding solute carrier family 2, facilitated glucose transporter member 6 isoform X1, which yields MQEPLLGAEAPDYDTFPEKPPPSPGERTRVGATQNKRVFLATFAAVLGNFSFGYGLVYTSPVIPALEHSLDPDLSLTKTQASWFGSVFTLGAAAGGLSAMVLNDLLGRKLSIMFSAVPSAAGYALMAGARGLWMLLLGRTLTGFAGGLTAACIPVYVSEIATPGVRGALGATPQLMAVFGSLSLYALGLLLPWRWLAVAGEGPVLVMILLLSFMPNSPRFLLSRGRDSEAMRALAWLRGADTDIRWEFEQIQDNVRRQSSRMSWAEARDPHMYRPILIALLMRFLQQLTGITPILVYLQSIFDSTAVLLPPKDDAAIVGAVRLLSVLIAALTMDLAGRKILLFVSAAIMFAANLTLGLYVHFGPKHLTPNSTMSLEGMPLGGTEQPLATPTSYITLVPLLATMLFIMGYAMGWGPITWLLMSEILPLRARGVASGLCVLVSWLTAFALTKSFLLVVNAFGLQVPFFFFAAICLVNLLFTGCCVPETKGRSLEQIESFFRTGRRSFLR from the exons ATGCAGGAGCCGCTGCTGGGAGCCGAGGCCCCGGACTATGACACCTTCCCCGAGAAGCCGCCCCCGTCGCCGGGAGAGAGGACGCGGGTCGG ggccacaCAGAACAAGAGGGTGTTCCTGGCCACCTTCGCCGCCGTGCTGGGCAATTTCAGCTTTGGATATGGCCTGGTGTACACGTCCCCCGTCATCCCAGCCCTGGAGCACTCCTTGGATCCGGACCTGAGTCTGACCAAAACCCAGGCATCCTGGTTTGGG TCCGTGTTCACCTTGGGCGCGGCAGCTGGGGGCCTCAGTGCCATGGTCCTCAATGACCTCCTGGGCCGGAAGCTCAGCATCATGTTCTCGGCTGTACCCTCAGCAGCCGGCTATGCGCTCATGGCGGGTGCCCGTGGCCTCTGgatgctgctgctggggaggacACTGACAGGCTTCGCCGGGGGGCTCACCGCCGCCTGCATCCCG GTGTACGTGTCTGAGATCGCTACCCCAGGCGTCCGTGGGGCCCTGGGGGCCACGCCTCAGCTCATGGCAGTGTTTGGATCACTGTCCCTCTACGCCCTTG gcctcctgctgccctggcGCTGGCTGGCAGTGGCCGGGGAGGGGCCCGTGCTCGTCATGATCCTGCTGCTCAGCTTCATGCCCAACTCGCCTCGCTTCCTGCTCTCACGGGGCCGGGACTCGGAGGCCATGCGGGCGCTGGCCTGGCTGCGAGGGGCTGACACCGACATCCGCTGGGAGTTCGAGCAGATCCAGGACAACGTCCGGAGAcag AGCAGCCGCATGTCGTGGGCTGAGGCCCGGGACCCCCATATGTACCGACCCATCCTCATCGCCCTGCTGATGCGCTTCCTGCAGCAGCTGACCGGCATCACACCCATCCTCGTCTACCTGCAGTCCATCTTCGACAGCACGGCTGTCCTGCTG cccccgaAGGATGATGCAGCCATCGTAGGGGCCGTGAGGCTCCTGTCTGTGCTCATCGCTGCCCTCACCATGGACCTGGCGGGCCGCAAGATTCTGCTCTTCGTCTCAG CAGCCATCATGTTTGCTGCCAACCTGACACTGGGGCTATACGTCCACTTTGGTCCGAAGCATCTGACCCCCAACAGCACCATGAGCCTGGAGGGTATGCCCCTGGGGGGCACAGAGCAACCCCTGGCGACACCCACCAGCTACATCACCCTGGTACCCCTGCTGGCCACCATGCTCTTCATCATGG GCTATGCCATGGGCTGGGGGCCCATCACCTGGCTCCTCATGTCGGAGATCCTGCCCCTGCGGGCCCGCGGCGTGGCCTCGGGGCTCTGTGTGCTCGTCAGCTGGCTCACGGCCTTCGCCCTCACCAAGTCCTTCCTGCTGGTGGTG AACGCCTTCGGCCTCCAGgtgcctttcttcttctttgctgcCATCTGCTTGGTGAACCTGCTGTTCACTGGCTGCTGCGTGCCCGAGACCAAGGGCCGGTCACTGGAGCAGATCGAGTCCTTCTTCCGCACTGGGAGGAGGTCCTTCCTGCGCTAA